One genomic window of Stigmatella ashevillena includes the following:
- a CDS encoding shikimate kinase, producing the protein MKSRLQRALLLPGPLALPSTEQTVVLAGHRSAGKTRLLPLVAELLGRPGVDLDVALERATGRSLKNWVAEDPVTFRAAERQILQEMPAGSLVAVGGGFLSHHPEALAGCFTLMVPVSFETYRERLLADTTRPRLRSGMSLEEEISTVFHEREAMHRRVPTVPLEDLLRTFWREERP; encoded by the coding sequence TTGAAGTCCCGTCTCCAACGGGCGCTCCTGCTGCCAGGGCCGTTGGCGCTTCCTTCCACGGAGCAAACGGTGGTGCTCGCGGGTCACCGCTCCGCGGGAAAGACGCGACTGCTGCCCCTGGTGGCAGAGCTTCTGGGCCGCCCGGGCGTGGACCTCGACGTGGCGCTGGAACGCGCCACGGGGAGGTCCCTGAAAAACTGGGTAGCCGAGGATCCCGTGACATTCCGGGCGGCTGAGCGCCAGATCCTCCAGGAGATGCCCGCCGGGAGCCTGGTGGCCGTGGGCGGGGGGTTTCTCTCCCACCATCCGGAGGCGCTGGCGGGGTGCTTTACCTTGATGGTCCCGGTCTCTTTCGAGACCTATCGCGAGCGCCTGCTGGCGGACACCACACGCCCGAGGCTTCGTTCGGGTATGTCTCTGGAAGAGGAGATCTCGACCGTGTTTCATGAACGCGAGGCCATGCATCGCCGGGTGCCCACCGTGCCTCTAGAAGATTTGTTGCGGACTTTCTGGCGCGAGGAGCGGCCATGA